A window from Methanobrevibacter sp. encodes these proteins:
- a CDS encoding MATE family efflux transporter, which produces MAIPIILTGMIVAVIGIIVNYGLHTYASAYAVAAYVVIIKIQSTVYSPMQGLSKGLCIVAGHLNGAKRFVTLKDTIRRILIINIVLSVVLGVLLIVFNSYFISIFTDDPYVLLEAGGFSILACCSIITYACIMTCNYSFIGIEKSSYSLYFLIFDIIMSLVLMFSFLMFSIGAVLEWYFRLSSVRPSRVF; this is translated from the coding sequence TTGGCGATTCCAATTATTCTAACCGGGATGATAGTGGCGGTTATTGGAATCATCGTCAATTACGGACTTCACACTTACGCTTCGGCATATGCCGTTGCCGCATATGTGGTAATCATTAAAATCCAGTCAACAGTATATTCTCCTATGCAGGGTTTGTCTAAAGGTTTGTGCATCGTGGCAGGTCATCTGAACGGTGCAAAAAGATTTGTAACTCTTAAGGATACCATAAGAAGAATCCTTATTATCAATATAGTTTTATCTGTTGTGCTGGGCGTGCTGCTGATTGTATTCAACTCATATTTCATTTCAATATTCACAGATGACCCGTATGTACTTCTGGAAGCCGGTGGCTTTTCCATACTGGCGTGCTGTTCAATTATTACCTATGCATGCATCATGACATGCAATTACTCATTTATCGGAATTGAAAAAAGCAGTTACAGTCTTTATTTTTTAATATTTGATATAATAATGAGTTTAGTTTTAATGTTTTCTTTTCTGATGTTTTCAATTGGGGCGGTTTTGGAGTGGTATTTTCGGTTGTCTTCAGTGAGGCCATCCCGGGTGTTTTGA
- a CDS encoding TIGR00300 family protein codes for MNKRTIELSGHIIDSLILTKTMAIIMDKGGEFDILEIDVGRKKSDISRAKIEVSADSPELLNSILDELSVLGASIDEIKEVNLVSSTKDKVAPEGFYSSSNHTTHVFYKGNWILVEDIEMDCLVVVDEDVPRAYVKPIADVKSGDRIVVGLDGVRVTPPHRSRDEQQVFEFMNSDVSSEKPLMNLINGIAKEMKEIKAKGGKIGIVGGPAIVHTGSGKYLADLIREGYIDVIMAGNALATHDIESNLFGTSLGIEVETGKIVAHGHTHHMRAINRINNSGSIRGAVEDGTLTGGIMYECIKNDVPYVLAGSIRDDGPLPDVITDTVEAQKLMRKYAQEVDMVLMISTMLHSIAMGNLLPSRVKSICVDINPSTVTKLSDRGSAQVLGIVTDIGTFLPLLYNALHEE; via the coding sequence ATGAATAAAAGAACTATAGAGCTTTCTGGACATATTATAGATTCATTGATTTTAACCAAAACAATGGCTATAATTATGGACAAGGGCGGAGAATTTGATATATTGGAAATTGATGTTGGACGTAAGAAATCAGATATTAGTAGAGCTAAAATCGAAGTTTCCGCAGATTCTCCCGAGCTATTGAATTCAATTTTAGATGAGTTGTCTGTGCTTGGTGCATCAATAGATGAAATTAAAGAGGTAAATCTCGTATCATCAACAAAAGACAAAGTTGCTCCTGAAGGTTTTTATTCCTCATCTAACCATACCACTCACGTTTTCTATAAAGGAAACTGGATTCTGGTTGAAGATATTGAAATGGACTGTCTTGTTGTAGTGGATGAAGACGTTCCAAGGGCTTATGTAAAGCCAATCGCTGATGTAAAGTCCGGAGACAGGATTGTTGTTGGTCTTGACGGTGTAAGGGTTACACCTCCTCACAGGTCAAGGGATGAACAGCAGGTCTTCGAGTTCATGAACAGTGATGTGTCTTCAGAAAAACCATTGATGAATCTTATAAATGGTATCGCTAAGGAAATGAAAGAAATCAAGGCCAAAGGTGGAAAAATCGGTATTGTCGGAGGTCCTGCCATTGTACACACAGGGTCAGGTAAATACTTGGCCGATTTAATCAGGGAAGGATACATTGATGTAATCATGGCAGGTAATGCACTTGCCACTCACGATATTGAATCCAATCTTTTCGGAACTTCACTTGGTATTGAAGTTGAAACCGGTAAAATCGTAGCTCACGGCCACACTCACCATATGAGGGCCATAAACAGAATCAACAATTCAGGTTCAATCAGGGGTGCCGTTGAAGACGGAACATTGACCGGAGGAATCATGTATGAATGTATTAAAAACGACGTTCCTTATGTCCTTGCAGGTTCAATCCGTGACGACGGACCTCTTCCAGATGTCATTACCGATACAGTCGAAGCACAGAAGCTTATGAGAAAATACGCTCAGGAAGTTGACATGGTGCTGATGATTTCAACAATGCTTCACTCAATCGCAATGGGAAATCTCCTGCCTTCAAGGGTTAAAAGTATCTGTGTAGATATAAATCCTTCCACAGTTACAAAACTCTCAGACAGGGGAAGTGCACAGGTTTTAGGTATTGTAACCGATATCGGTACATTCCTGCCACTTCTATATAACGCATTACATGAGGAATAA